In Vespa velutina chromosome 1, iVesVel2.1, whole genome shotgun sequence, the genomic stretch TAGTAACATGTTTGCCATTTTACCCCTAGTATGTCTCCTTTGAAAGGAAATCACtgtaatgtatttaaaaaataaagaatggtATTCTCTTagaattgttaatttttataaaattgtaatatattgagTAAGTGAAATATCCTCCATGCAAGTAGTATCTTCTATTAcaacaaataaacgaaaatgtaaataccttcattaataatgaaagtGTAATAGTTTCCACTTTAAaagtttcatatataatattgctaaataataaatatctgtagaaaatataattaaaatttttacagtTCTGCATATTATTCTTTTGCAACATTACAATCATGTAGAAATGAAACCTTACAAATGGAGACTATAcaaatcttaaaaaataaactattaaCTAAATAAACAGATACAGTCTTCATCTTCTTGCTGCACagttgatttaattaaaggaGGCAAGAAGGAATAAGGGACGGATTTAGATTACATGCGAGATCCCTTCTGTTGTAAGACCTAAAATACAACCccataattcaaatattttgattgttggaaataaacaaaattaaatgaaatgaacttatcaatatttatacaattttaaaatcattgatattttattgcattatttaaaatttctctttcatataaataatgtataatatattattattgttcagcCTCTGCTATATTGTTGTTAtacagaattattttattgcaaatataacttataaattcggttaaaaaataaaaaatgtatttttaaaatacaataatatagaGAGAAGTAACAAActatataatcaattaatatatatgatgtacTAGTAATATCTTAAACATCTAAAATTGAAATCAATGAtcttgttattaataaaattatttatttgttttcatattataatgtGTATTTCTTagtagtaaataattaatttctttactaaacaatattataaccAAATAAATAAgcgtaatatataatgaactaATTGTAACATGCATTATTAATTCATGCAGGATACAGGGCAAAGAGAAACCAAAccaatgagagaaaaaaatctttattaaatcaataGCATGCGttacaataatagtaatgtgATACATACAACAAATATCAGAGGCAGAACATGCTCATgcaaattaatgtaaaaaattttgaGTTGATATAAAGTTAAGTAAAAATATGTTCAGTtctgttaaaaattaataaaatatgttctttataacaaaattaaaatcatgtAAACtcttaattttaatgttatatgtaaacctatcttatgaaaaatgatcatataaatgaatattttgttatttataagatttcactttaaattttcaatttcatttttataagtgaatttttttttctttttttaaattttggttttattatttaattattgcaaataatagaacataaaatttgtaaatgtccatatacaataatataaataaaataattagagaCAAATAGTGTTATTCCAAAAAttggatataatattaattatctttagccattatactatatataaatacataaaaaaatattccaagaaAGGTGCTTAagttaatactaataaaatatgttttattcattaatgtGCATATGAATATGAAACTATGCACATTaggatatttatatgaatgtcTTTCATGTATAtccatttaataaaaaagctacgaagaaaataatcatcatatagttcttgtaataaaataaaatatattgaacgtaatatttgttcaatatacaaattatattgtacataGCTATTCTGACTAGGACAAGGACTTAAATAGAGGGTATGGGAAAGTGTACCTTAACACGATCAGTTGATTCCTGCTCCTTGCTATTGATTTGACTTGGTCCATATTCACGGCTCACCACACATAGGAATTCAGCATGGTCATCATTTCCATAATTATATTGGGAGCCTATATTGATTAGCTAAAAAGAATAGTTGTATAACTATTAAAGTAAATTTactatgtaataaatttatattatatagaattttctttaatataataatataatataaaatacgttaATGTAAACATAAACTTTCAAACTTGtgatacaattaattaatcataaattgtttttttatatattaaatacctGTTCAAATTTCCATCCATCTGACATTGTTGACACCATTTGTGTTAATTCATCCTCATGACATTGCAATACTCTGTAGACATGTTTCTTTGAATCTCTTAAAGGTCTTGTATCTCGCATTATAATACGTTCCTTAACTAGTCGAATTAGTtcagtaatattataaaactctGCCTCTTCTAATACACCTTCTTCAGTTAAGTCCTTATTGATAACTAATTTACCATGTCTTAAATAGTTTAAGATAGGACTAAAATATGTTGGATCACGGTCTATTAAGTAAGCACCAGTTTCAtcctataaaaaaatcttttaagtCACTATATTATATCACCATACACATAGTTGTATTGATTTAATCAATTCATTTGTTCGATGCAAGGTCAATATTATATTCACATTATATCAAAGATTCATAAACCATTTTTTAAACAGGTTATTTACACGAATAATCcagtttttatataatctatttatacgattaaaatatgatatatatttattatacaatatcaattgaattatgtagatatataattatattttttttaggttataaaacatttaagGCCAAAATACTGGTGGCcttaaatttatgtatataatataatatttatatgaatgcTTATAACAcaataaaaaggattatattaaaagatttttattatatgtgtCATTTTCATTTCACATAAAATATGCAACAAGTAATAATAAGTCATAGTTAAATAACCTCACAATAGGAACTAACCCTGTCCGATATAAGGTCCGAATCTTCTTGACAAAGTCGATACAGAAATGAATTAGGATCCCGAGACAATGTAGTTTTTGAAGTTAAGAAATATGTTCCGCCCACATTTAATTTTACCCATTGTATATTACAACGTTGCTGCATGTTATTTTCTGTCATTTCGTGTGAATTCTCGCTGAAATTCGCCATGTCCGCTTCgacattcgtatatatatatgttcatatgtatatacatacaaactaTGCAcagattaaattttcaaagaagatTGGCATCTCTCATTGTCTAAAAGTGAAGATATGGCGGATGCATAAGTCTAGACAAGGCCACACGAGAATTGCAATAATTACTCAATAGAGGCAGCATTAGTTCTCTGCGATGCTTAACTAGTGTTTCTTATTATCCTAGTCTGTCCTAGTCTTTATTCTAGAAATCCAAGTAATCGTTTGTATTATTTCTAGTCATGATCACAATGTCTTAACCTAGTTATGACCTAAGGCTTTATACTCACgatttatagtatattattacgtacatatacgttCAAGAACTTTATAGAAAAAACACGACGAAAATacttgtcttcttcttttttcttttctattctgaAACTGAGATGTATTTTGAACCTATAAACATGTTTCTAGCTTCATGgataaatctataaataaattaagtgCTTCCAAAATTTTCGTATCGAGTTATGTCGATTTGTTGTCGATTTTGAATGTTTCGATACGATTAATGAATAGTAATTATAAGTGACAATAAATATAGATGCAAAGCGCCCTCATGAAAAGTGTACTAATTTTCAAGTGGCAAACGCGCTTAACCACTATCTTCAGCAaatgttttcttcctttgctAGCTCTGCTGACTCGCTGGCCTCTACTGACAGAGAACCGGCAAAATGGACGGTATCGCATTGAACGCGTCAGATCATGTCTTAGAAgtgattttctcttatttagaCTTACACACTTTAAGAAACTGTGCATTGGTATGTAAGAGGTGGTATAGATTCTTAAGggatgaaaataacgatgtaTGGAGAATGCATTGTATTAGAACATTAGCTCAAGAGGCACTTAGTTCTGATTTATTATCATCAGTACCTACTTACAAAGCAAAGCTTCGAGCATTTTATCATGCTTGGAATCCGAATGATTGTTCACGTAATGTTTATATCAAGCCAAATGGATTTACTTTACACAGGTATGTTCTGTGATCGAACGATCAAATTTTCTTGTTTGTAatcatgtatttattttattttactgctattttataatacgttAATGCTTCgtaaatctttaaaattttttttttcaaattatcatcagataacaaaaaaatgttcatttttttatctgtCATGGtgaatatgaaatatgaaatatatgattaaatgAGCATTcataaaaaagttttatgtTGTGATAAAAACCATTATTAAAAAGCTATACTTTTcactatcattttttatattaatcattatattaacTTTGATATCTTTGTAGGAATCCTGTTGCACAAAGTACAGATGCTTGTAGAGGTAAAATAGGTTTTCGACATGGACGTCATGCATGGGAAGTGATATGGGAAGGACCTTTAGGTACAGTAGCTGTTGTAGGTATAGCTACAAAAGAGGCGCCTTTGTTATGTCATGGATATGTAGCTCTGCTTGGTTCTGATGAACACTCTTGGGGATGGAATCTCGTTGACAATCATTTATTACACAACGGAGATGCACAAGGAAGTTATCCATTACTTAATAATGCTCCAACATACCAggtgaaatttctttttgatctgattttaataaatcagtAAAAAGTGATggaataaatgattaaattattaaagctGTATTATTCTAATTTCAGATAGGAGAAAAAATTAGAGTCATATTAGACTGTGATGATAACACATTGTCATTTGAGAAGAATTATGAGTTTCTAGGTGTAGCTTTTAGAGgtgatttttttgttattatttctaatactcGATTAATCATTTAGTAATTTCTTACACaacattctatatttattatcaattaatcaGCATCAGAATACATTTTACAACTAACTGCACAGGGTTACCAGATAAAAGGTTATATCCATCGGTTTCTGCAGTATATGGAAATTCAGAAATATCAATGGTGTACATAGGGCCACCTCTAGATGGCTAACGTTTTACTtccaacaaaaaaatatatttgaatactTATCCAAAACTATATTCAGCAGTTTGCTACAGAGCTTGTGGCATCTGATATCAACGTATCTACGTTTCAGTAGATCTAGCACACTAAAAGATATGATTCTCTTATTAGAGAATGTGTGCCTACTAAATTACATGGTTGGTAATATTGTAAATAGTTAGTtctattattgtatttaagaTGGAGTGTTATAAATCGCACAacatcattaaattatttaaattttgtttttatcaaatCCACTTTAAGATCATATAATGGTCATAAAATAggataaaagtatttttatgaattccaaccatataattttaatactatactggatatatatatagaattttttatcatattttggCCAATTCATAAGTATAAGAAGTAAATTGACTGTTTAACTAATTTGGCAAATTTAATTggtttaaattttcaaattaaattttttcaatattaaattatttgttaagaaaaattaattgattacaTGACATAATCATTagttaatttaaatatgataaatgaattaaaacatctttcaatttttttatttgcatatGGTCAACATACATTGAACATAGggagattttatttatcagagattttatttaaattcattttaggctaaattaattttacttaagtttatttttaattttatttaaaattattttaaatttatttagggctaaaatttcatatattaaattattaattcatttttagaattttgtatattttgtgtgtatttattatattgattttatatatttaatttatagtttcttttaattacttagtatcaattatttagaatatatgtatattttatatattttatcagtattatttatttgttggatatttaatgcaaatattgcaattaatgcaattattttataattcttcaaTCGAACAGTCTGAACTTGATGTACAtgcttaatatttttgtttcttacgatataattatgacaatataatttgtttatatagctttgatttaagaatttaattgtacatattataatttgttttattttatatatttatttttagttgtAGTTATAATATGAATGTTATCTAAGACACTAGTCATTACCCAAGAAATGTGTTCTACTATTTCCTATTTGATTGTATGCAAGTATTGCAATAgcgtgaaaaattttataatagttcGCGAAAACAAGATTGAATGAAACACTGTTAAAAATGATGAATCTTTTGAAAGATTCCTTAACTTATATAAATTCAGGGTCTTTgtatgtttataaaattatacattaaaagTATCATATAGTTCTTATGGCCTGTAAACTaattgtatatacacatacatgcatatacatcatagaaaaaatatgagatttacatataaacatattttccGCAGTATGTTAATATGTGCAAACTAGAatgtatatgaattttatgaatacataaataatattaatcccaattaatatttattaaatattataaaataagtttAAGCACCATCACAGTTGGCCCTAtataatcgttactttcgGTATATCTATATTCCATTTTATAGTAACcatcatttatatcattatataatcttggaattttttacaatttaatataatacaattcgataaaaatgaagacATTAAGTCCTCtacaaaaaagatattctgcaattatattattaagatgTTCTATGGTTGtagttttatttctatttcattatttaatcaactttattcatatttaagctcatataatattataagtgaatagtaaaatataatacaaaattatttttcaatttgtttttgaAGTTTATccttaaattaatattgatttataagacAAACGTAATCCTTGATAATTTTGAGTTTCTATAAAATGCtctaaaatgattaattacataattaaagaaataatattaatagattgGATTATATCCAGTTTATATACACAGATTATGAATGTAATAATGTTTACTGTACAAGATATTAATAAGTTCGCTCCTCTACCTCAGTAACTATACATGATTTTGGATAAAGtctttaaattgtattatattattttaattattttattcataccATCGATTAGAAATTAACAACATTAAAtccattttaatataatgtaaatatgatgtataaaattttgtacCACTAATTTATTGTGGTAAAATgcacaaaaatatttcacatttaAAAAACGATTCTGATATGCTTTTAGTAtctatattgtaaaaattcttgtattaaatacatacatgatatgtatatcataAACTATGTCTCTGTTAAGTATTCATGAAATAATGGTGTTTTATTATGAGATTTAATATTAGCATCTAGTTTAGTAGAAAGTGCTTGTAGAAATTATTGTAggtacattatttataatgtatattatatatatacattatacacacacacatattcatTGAATGTAGTCGGAATTAGTTTTTCTAAACTTTTGTACAAAATATGTatagcacatatatatatgtatatatatataacactattaataaatattaatcatatgtttgtgtgtatatgtgtgtgtattggagaaatacaatttatttcttaatttatattttgtattttctattaGTTGCCCTCTTTTGTAATTAATCTTGTAATGCAGCTATaacaaatttgtatataatctCTAGCTGAAGTATCTTGCACATACATGCAATACGATTAGTGTTTCGCCACAGTCTTTTTGAATGTGCGACTCTTTAAGATGTCGCTACGTGTAGTTTATCGCGATTagcaataaaagaaatgtatctttttgttttgtacaaatagatattaagtatataataaatatggcGTCATAGTTTATAAATCTGGTTTATGGATTAGTTTCAAGAGATATTTCGAACATAACCTCGATCgctttttataaactttttataagTTAAAATACTGAGTGTAAAATacgttaaatttatataaggatcttattaaattcttcAACTTTTTATCAAATGCTTTGAGATTaaagtgtatgtgtatgtggtAATTCAATggatttttcaaaatcttatggttctttataatatatatgaatattgtaTTCATATGCATTGATAATAATCTGAGAAAAAACTGAAGAATTCGTCATTATGGCATCACCAGCTCCTAAATCTCCCGAACAGTCggaacgaaatagaaaatatgatcGACAATTGAGGTATTCATtaactataaatttattgtaattaactataaataattgtttcgtTATTCATTCAAAGTTCTTAGAATATCTATATttgcacatacacatacacatacacatacacatacatgtacacatataatatttgttatatatttatattatcgtatatgtCCTATCCTTagtattttcatatattcaaTTCATTGTATgttctataaaatttttagattATGGGGAGATCATGGTCAAGCTTATTTAGAAGCAGCACATATTTGTCTTATAAATGCTACTGGATTGGGAAcagaaattttaaaatcattggTTCTTCCTGGTATTGGTGCATTTACTATTGTTGatggaaaaaagataacaaatgaAGATATTGGAGCAAAGtatgagaaagatatatataatgtgtatttaaattttattttttttaatttatttattatatctatttgtttAGCTTTTTTCTAGAGGCAGATAGCATTGGAAAATCTAGGGCTCAAGTTGCGACCCAGATGTTACTAGAATTAAATCCTGATGTTCGAGGCGATTATATTGATGAAGAACCACAacagattttatataatagtccagattttttaaataactttacAGTAGTAGTTGCTACTTCATTAACAGAAAAGCaagtattttattaaagaattaatttattaggtacttgaaaattcaataaagcatcttttttgattatataatttctatatatttttctagatGCTTAGTCCTTTTGTCAAGACGACTTTGGGAGTTAAATATTCCTTTAATAGTATGTAGAAGTATAGGTTTCATTGCTTATATGCGAATTCAAGTGAAAGAACATACTATAGTAGAGACACATCCAGATAATGAAACATCAGATTTACGTTTAGATAAACCTTTTGGAACCTTAAAAAAGCACTTAGACTCTATCGACCTTGACACATTGAGCTTCAAAGATCATACTCATATACCATATgtagttattttatataaatatttatcaaagtgGATTTTGAATCATGGAAGTTTGCCAAAGACTTATAAAGATAAGCAACTTTTGAgagaaatgataagaaaaggaatgagaaAAGATGAACAAGATACAGTAAATActgaagaaaattttgaagaaGCAATTAAAGCTGTAAATACATGTGTGGGTTGTACCGAAGTTCCtgatagaattaaaaatattttaaatgatgaatgttgtattaatttaacagcaaaggtattattaaaaaattgttctttgAAACATACTATTAATCTAaattttagaattaaaaaacttAAGCTGACagcataatatattttagagCAGTCCATTTTGGATCATTGCTAAAGCAGTAAGAGATTTTATTGACAATGAAGGTTGTGGTTTGTTACCACTAAAAGGAACTCTGCCAGATATGACAGCTGAtacagagaaatatataattctacaGCAAATGtatgatttttaatgaatattatatagtattgtTCTAGAATATTTGAGTAACGATAATGGTATCAACGATGGTTTTATTTACTTCTAGTTACCATAAGCAAGCATCAGCAGATGCAGAAGCAGTGTGGAGACGCACATTGCAGTTACTACGACAGTTGGGTAAATCTTCAGATTCAATATCTGAGAaagatgtaaaattattttgtaaatatgcTGTAGATATTTATGTAGAGAGAGGAACTTGTATAGCTGATGAATATGATCCTAAAATCATTGATACCAATAATATAGGtaggtaataaaaaataaaaatatactttcattgttattatcaatgaCTCTCTTAAGACATCACTTTTATAGAATATGAggatattatacatacatatcagatataatcattatatgtatacttttttAGTGCAAAGTTTGGAGAATCCTGAGAGTTTAATGGTGTATTATGTTGTACTTAGAGGAGTTGAGAAATTTCAAGcagaatataattcatatccAGGGGAATTTGATGATCAAGTGGAGCCtgatattgttaaattaaagGTATGTAATATTATGTCAGTTCTATATAGTGTATAcattataagagaaaatgcaatattaatcatattatagACTTGTATTACAAAATTGTTGAGTGAGTGGGGATGTGGACCATTGGCAAAGGATGATTATGTTCACGAATTTTGTCGATTTGGTGGCGCTGAATTGCATTCAGTATCTGCATTTTTAGGTGGATTGGCTGCTCAAGAAActatcaaatttatt encodes the following:
- the LOC124955863 gene encoding BTB/POZ domain-containing protein KCTD5 isoform X1; amino-acid sequence: MANFSENSHEMTENNMQQRCNIQWVKLNVGGTYFLTSKTTLSRDPNSFLYRLCQEDSDLISDRDETGAYLIDRDPTYFSPILNYLRHGKLVINKDLTEEGVLEEAEFYNITELIRLVKERIIMRDTRPLRDSKKHVYRVLQCHEDELTQMVSTMSDGWKFEQLINIGSQYNYGNDDHAEFLCVVSREYGPSQINSKEQESTDRVKVLQQKGSRM
- the LOC124955863 gene encoding BTB/POZ domain-containing protein KCTD5 isoform X2 translates to MANFSENSHEMTENNMQQRCNIQWVKLNVGGTYFLTSKTTLSRDPNSFLYRLCQEDSDLISDRDETGAYLIDRDPTYFSPILNYLRHGKLVINKDLTEEGVLEEAEFYNITELIRLVKERIIMRDTRPLRDSKKHVYRVLQCHEDELTQMVSTMSDGWKFEQLINIGSQYNYGNDDHAEFLCVVSREYGPSQINSKEQESTDRVKLFY
- the LOC124955852 gene encoding F-box/SPRY domain-containing protein 1 isoform X1 codes for the protein MDGIALNASDHVLEVIFSYLDLHTLRNCALVCKRWYRFLRDENNDVWRMHCIRTLAQEALSSDLLSSVPTYKAKLRAFYHAWNPNDCSRNVYIKPNGFTLHRNPVAQSTDACRGKIGFRHGRHAWEVIWEGPLGTVAVVGIATKEAPLLCHGYVALLGSDEHSWGWNLVDNHLLHNGDAQGSYPLLNNAPTYQIGEKIRVILDCDDNTLSFEKNYEFLGVAFRASEYILQLTAQGYQIKGYIHRFLQYMEIQKYQWCT
- the LOC124955852 gene encoding F-box/SPRY domain-containing protein 1 isoform X2 encodes the protein MDGIALNASDHVLEVIFSYLDLHTLRNCALVCKRWYRFLRDENNDVWRMHCIRTLAQEALSSDLLSSVPTYKAKLRAFYHAWNPNDCSRNVYIKPNGFTLHRNPVAQSTDACRGKIGFRHGRHAWEVIWEGPLGTVAVVGIATKEAPLLCHGYVALLGSDEHSWGWNLVDNHLLHNGDAQGSYPLLNNAPTYQIGEKIRVILDCDDNTLSFEKNYEFLGVAFRGLPDKRLYPSVSAVYGNSEISMVYIGPPLDG
- the LOC124955825 gene encoding NEDD8-activating enzyme E1 regulatory subunit; its protein translation is MASPAPKSPEQSERNRKYDRQLRLWGDHGQAYLEAAHICLINATGLGTEILKSLVLPGIGAFTIVDGKKITNEDIGANFFLEADSIGKSRAQVATQMLLELNPDVRGDYIDEEPQQILYNSPDFLNNFTVVVATSLTEKCLVLLSRRLWELNIPLIVCRSIGFIAYMRIQVKEHTIVETHPDNETSDLRLDKPFGTLKKHLDSIDLDTLSFKDHTHIPYVVILYKYLSKWILNHGSLPKTYKDKQLLREMIRKGMRKDEQDTVNTEENFEEAIKAVNTCVGCTEVPDRIKNILNDECCINLTAKSSPFWIIAKAVRDFIDNEGCGLLPLKGTLPDMTADTEKYIILQQIYHKQASADAEAVWRRTLQLLRQLGKSSDSISEKDVKLFCKYAVDIYVERGTCIADEYDPKIIDTNNIVQSLENPESLMVYYVVLRGVEKFQAEYNSYPGEFDDQVEPDIVKLKTCITKLLSEWGCGPLAKDDYVHEFCRFGGAELHSVSAFLGGLAAQETIKFITKQYKPLHNTFIYDAVTSNSSTFFF